Genomic segment of Candidatus Methylomirabilota bacterium:
CTCGCTGCCGGGGATCGGTCGGCTTCTGGCGGCGGCCGTCCTCCGCCGTGACTACCCCATGATCCAGGGCGGCCTCCTGGTGACGGCGGCCGGCTTCGTGCTGCTGAACCTGCTGA
This window contains:
- a CDS encoding ABC transporter permease subunit; the protein is MACARGGYSLEPALERSVVIETVYSLPGIGRLLAAAVLRRDYPMIQGGLLVTAAGFVLLNLL